Proteins co-encoded in one Neofelis nebulosa isolate mNeoNeb1 chromosome 2, mNeoNeb1.pri, whole genome shotgun sequence genomic window:
- the LOC131496726 gene encoding uncharacterized protein LOC131496726 isoform X2 translates to MREERGPNFPKLCSGGLQCVAQGPRRGPEAAHACTCCYLAVPHTARWSLNPAAWVRATFQQVPSRHSSEVFLDHTRSLLIQSTGVPALWKRSVPMNTFENQSGGKWTQLADRCTKSMETNHRYSETQFKALEAGCGDVELLRADDSRRLLESGTWLGNVVLRMCFYRLAECEGRSVITPDNTGSLLLGTTVPS, encoded by the exons ATGAGAGAAGAGAG GGGCCCAAATTTTCCAAAGCTCTGTTCTGGCGGTCTTCAGTGTGTGGCTCAAGGACCCAGGCGGGGCCCTGAGGCTG CTCATGCATGCACCTGCTGTTATCTGGCTGTTCCTCACACCGCCAGGTGGTCCTTGAACCCTGCTGCCTGGGTGAGAGCCACATTCCAGCAAGTTCCTTCTCGGCACTCCTCAGAGGTATTTCTGGACCACACAAGGTCTCTGCTCATCCAG AGCACAGGTGTCCCTGCTCTCTGGAAGCGGAGCGTTCCTATGAACACTTTCGAAAACCAAAGTGGCGGAAAGTG GACACAGCTTGCCGACAGATGCACAAAATCAATGGAGACAAATCACAGATACTCAGAGACGCAGTTCAAAGCTCTGGAGGCCGGATGCGGAGACGTGGAGTTGCTGAGG gCTGATGATAGCAGAAGGCTGCTCGAGTCTGGCACATGGCTTGGGAATGTTGTGCTCAGGATGTGCTTCTATCGTCTGGCAGAATGTGAAGGACGCTCTGTAATAACCCCTGATAACACTGGATCCCTTCTCCTTGGAACCACAGTCCCCTCCTAA
- the LOC131496726 gene encoding uncharacterized protein LOC131496726 isoform X4: MREESSCMHLLLSGCSSHRQVVLEPCCLGESHIPASSFSALLRGISGPHKVSAHPGVPALWKRSVPMNTFENQSGGKWTQLADRCTKSMETNHRYSETQFKALEAGCGDVELLRADDSRRLLESGTWLGNVVLRMCFYRLAECEGRSVITPDNTGSLLLGTTVPS; the protein is encoded by the exons ATGAGAGAAGAGAG CTCATGCATGCACCTGCTGTTATCTGGCTGTTCCTCACACCGCCAGGTGGTCCTTGAACCCTGCTGCCTGGGTGAGAGCCACATTCCAGCAAGTTCCTTCTCGGCACTCCTCAGAGGTATTTCTGGACCACACAAGGTCTCTGCTCATCCAG GTGTCCCTGCTCTCTGGAAGCGGAGCGTTCCTATGAACACTTTCGAAAACCAAAGTGGCGGAAAGTG GACACAGCTTGCCGACAGATGCACAAAATCAATGGAGACAAATCACAGATACTCAGAGACGCAGTTCAAAGCTCTGGAGGCCGGATGCGGAGACGTGGAGTTGCTGAGG gCTGATGATAGCAGAAGGCTGCTCGAGTCTGGCACATGGCTTGGGAATGTTGTGCTCAGGATGTGCTTCTATCGTCTGGCAGAATGTGAAGGACGCTCTGTAATAACCCCTGATAACACTGGATCCCTTCTCCTTGGAACCACAGTCCCCTCCTAA
- the LOC131496726 gene encoding uncharacterized protein LOC131496726 isoform X3: MGYFCSESIYHHVSSCMHLLLSGCSSHRQVVLEPCCLGESHIPASSFSALLRGISGPHKVSAHPGVPALWKRSVPMNTFENQSGGKWTQLADRCTKSMETNHRYSETQFKALEAGCGDVELLRADDSRRLLESGTWLGNVVLRMCFYRLAECEGRSVITPDNTGSLLLGTTVPS; encoded by the exons CTCATGCATGCACCTGCTGTTATCTGGCTGTTCCTCACACCGCCAGGTGGTCCTTGAACCCTGCTGCCTGGGTGAGAGCCACATTCCAGCAAGTTCCTTCTCGGCACTCCTCAGAGGTATTTCTGGACCACACAAGGTCTCTGCTCATCCAG GTGTCCCTGCTCTCTGGAAGCGGAGCGTTCCTATGAACACTTTCGAAAACCAAAGTGGCGGAAAGTG GACACAGCTTGCCGACAGATGCACAAAATCAATGGAGACAAATCACAGATACTCAGAGACGCAGTTCAAAGCTCTGGAGGCCGGATGCGGAGACGTGGAGTTGCTGAGG gCTGATGATAGCAGAAGGCTGCTCGAGTCTGGCACATGGCTTGGGAATGTTGTGCTCAGGATGTGCTTCTATCGTCTGGCAGAATGTGAAGGACGCTCTGTAATAACCCCTGATAACACTGGATCCCTTCTCCTTGGAACCACAGTCCCCTCCTAA